A genome region from Natronobeatus ordinarius includes the following:
- a CDS encoding DUF5807 family protein, with product MSDAREEFLAGERPEDVALFLADSFVEDDRLERFGDRVDGGYLLVVDGERGRNAFQAATGVGAMEFAGAAMGLEGIVDGDLTGGTCPNELEGGDHEVQFVFAFAEEQNEEVGGIYAEGDVIHAYAQCRCGTAYSDRWTVVDE from the coding sequence ATGAGTGACGCACGCGAGGAGTTTCTCGCCGGCGAGCGACCCGAGGACGTCGCCCTCTTTCTCGCCGACTCGTTCGTCGAGGACGACCGACTCGAGCGCTTTGGCGACCGGGTCGACGGCGGCTACCTGCTCGTCGTCGACGGCGAGCGCGGCCGCAACGCGTTCCAGGCGGCGACGGGCGTCGGCGCGATGGAGTTCGCCGGCGCAGCGATGGGACTCGAGGGGATCGTCGACGGCGATCTGACGGGTGGGACCTGTCCCAACGAACTCGAGGGCGGAGACCACGAGGTCCAGTTCGTCTTCGCGTTCGCCGAGGAACAGAACGAGGAGGTTGGCGGCATCTACGCCGAGGGGGACGTGATCCACGCCTACGCGCAGTGTCGGTGCGGGACGGCGTACTCGGATCGGTGGACCGTCGTCGACGAGTGA